One part of the Opitutales bacterium genome encodes these proteins:
- the mobC gene encoding plasmid mobilization relaxosome protein MobC, with product MIFRITQSEYLRLSHKAAAMGVSVNALARQMALGGSETVQVRTHNHADPALIQQLHHIGVNLNQITKRFHITGNTPRHLETLCKRINALMDKAQL from the coding sequence GTGATCTTTCGGATTACTCAAAGCGAATACCTTCGCTTATCACACAAAGCGGCGGCGATGGGAGTAAGCGTTAATGCGCTGGCGCGGCAAATGGCTCTTGGCGGGTCAGAAACGGTTCAGGTTAGAACGCATAATCACGCCGACCCCGCGCTGATCCAGCAGCTTCACCATATCGGCGTGAACCTCAACCAGATCACCAAGCGGTTTCATATCACGGGCAACACCCCGAGGCATCTGGAAACGCTATGCAAACGCATCAATGCGCTGATGGATAAAGCGCAACTCTAG
- a CDS encoding relaxase/mobilization nuclease domain-containing protein: MVPVIAGMGTSFKGAFLYYCHDKDALTDARVAWTETLNLMADTAEKAWRFMAYTAQSHDRLKQAACVKNTGRKLEKPVFTYSLSWHPEQSPTRREMMQAAKESLKRLGLEEHQTLIACHHDEPQPHIHMIVNRVHPLTGIAAKLSRSKRKLSDFARLFQRREGTDYCPAREDNHRKRQRGQQTKHGDPVIVKAWEASQNGRDFMTALQTEGYQLAQGNKRLVVVDRYGKAINPVRHLPDVKTKHFNARLSDLDLTALPDAATLQAQHKQTEKQKRNAEKQQQEALAEQHAIRLADLQNQHLEERAQLYTSHHTRIEKAKTELADYYGLADQKANIRSLNTKLKKVGFFGKLLGRHKKICSERDNLILTLRDAQTRYHEAISTLEHKRDRDLKILTNRQKQAVKRLKNRLQEQAFPQQSKEQHRHRSYQQSSRGFQL; this comes from the coding sequence ATGGTTCCTGTAATCGCAGGCATGGGAACGTCCTTTAAAGGGGCGTTCCTGTATTATTGTCATGACAAAGACGCGCTGACCGATGCGCGGGTTGCGTGGACAGAAACGCTGAATTTGATGGCGGATACCGCCGAAAAAGCATGGCGGTTTATGGCTTACACCGCCCAAAGTCATGATCGTCTAAAGCAGGCCGCTTGCGTTAAGAACACAGGCCGTAAATTAGAAAAACCTGTCTTCACCTATTCGCTAAGCTGGCACCCTGAGCAATCCCCGACCAGGCGTGAAATGATGCAAGCTGCCAAGGAGTCGCTCAAGCGCCTTGGCCTAGAAGAGCACCAGACCTTGATCGCTTGCCACCACGATGAGCCGCAGCCGCATATTCATATGATCGTTAACCGCGTGCATCCACTTACCGGGATCGCTGCAAAGCTCAGCCGATCTAAACGCAAGCTGTCAGATTTTGCGCGGCTCTTTCAGCGGCGTGAGGGCACAGATTATTGCCCTGCCCGTGAGGATAACCACCGCAAGAGGCAGCGCGGCCAGCAGACCAAACATGGCGATCCGGTGATCGTGAAGGCATGGGAGGCCAGCCAAAACGGGCGTGATTTTATGACAGCGTTACAGACTGAAGGCTACCAACTTGCACAGGGTAATAAACGGCTGGTTGTGGTGGATCGCTACGGCAAGGCGATCAATCCGGTGCGACATCTGCCGGACGTAAAGACCAAGCATTTCAATGCACGACTATCCGACCTTGATCTCACCGCCCTGCCTGATGCGGCCACTTTACAGGCACAACACAAACAGACGGAAAAACAAAAACGTAACGCAGAGAAACAACAGCAAGAGGCTTTGGCAGAACAACACGCCATCCGCCTTGCTGATCTACAAAACCAGCATCTAGAAGAACGCGCCCAGCTTTATACCAGCCACCATACCCGCATTGAGAAAGCCAAAACCGAGCTTGCTGATTACTATGGCTTGGCTGATCAAAAAGCGAATATCCGCAGCCTTAATACGAAGCTCAAAAAGGTTGGTTTCTTTGGGAAGCTTTTGGGGCGTCACAAGAAAATCTGTTCTGAACGCGATAACCTGATCTTAACCTTGCGCGATGCACAAACCCGCTACCACGAGGCAATCAGCACCCTAGAACACAAACGCGACCGTGATCTGAAAATCCTCACCAACCGCCAAAAACAAGCCGTAAAACGTCTAAAAAACCGCTTGCAGGAACAAGCTTTCCCGCAACAGAGCAAAGAACAACACAGGCATCGCTCATATCAGCAATCATCACGCGGCTTTCAATTATGA
- a CDS encoding ABC transporter ATP-binding protein, which translates to MKKVAVELSNVSINYDAARDNPVVANINLKIEAGSFSTIIGKSGSGKSSILHAIAGLVPASTGSIRHKNINVLGPSTSRSVIFQDLSIFPWLNVSENIALPLKLQRLSSDEIVNHVNTWLDRFGLRDAEKSSIDTLSGGMKQRVALARAFVSNGDILLLDEPFNGLDPLLKEKLYTDLLSACENSGKTIVLVTHDIEEAIFLSDCVYLLGLKSKQIDSVFKVEFQRPRNLGIRKNNEFVRRRFKIHDELMLS; encoded by the coding sequence ATGAAAAAAGTTGCTGTTGAACTATCGAATGTTTCGATTAACTACGATGCTGCTAGAGATAATCCTGTTGTTGCGAATATTAATTTAAAAATAGAAGCGGGAAGCTTCTCCACAATTATTGGAAAATCTGGATCCGGGAAATCATCTATATTACACGCAATCGCCGGTCTTGTGCCAGCGTCAACAGGTAGTATTCGCCACAAAAACATAAATGTCCTTGGCCCATCCACCTCAAGGTCGGTGATTTTCCAAGATCTTTCAATATTTCCATGGCTAAATGTTAGCGAAAACATTGCACTACCTCTTAAGCTTCAAAGGTTGTCATCTGATGAAATAGTAAACCATGTTAATACGTGGCTGGATCGGTTTGGTCTTAGGGACGCAGAAAAGAGCTCAATAGATACTCTCTCCGGGGGAATGAAGCAAAGGGTTGCTCTAGCACGAGCATTTGTTTCGAATGGGGATATTCTACTCCTCGATGAACCGTTTAACGGTCTAGATCCGCTTCTAAAAGAAAAGCTTTATACTGATTTGCTCAGTGCGTGTGAGAATAGTGGCAAAACTATTGTTCTCGTCACACATGATATCGAAGAGGCTATTTTTTTGTCGGATTGTGTCTATCTACTCGGGTTGAAATCTAAGCAGATTGATAGCGTTTTCAAAGTAGAATTTCAGAGGCCGCGGAATTTAGGTATTCGCAAAAATAATGAATTTGTAAGGAGGCGATTCAAAATACACGACGAACTTATGTTGTCATAA
- a CDS encoding ABC transporter permease, with translation MKYITLLSVVIIWHIASIFEFYDTTFFPAPSSVLHQFLEDLKTGLFVEDLIASLKRVSVGFIAAVAIGLPLGLLTFFSKIANNTVGVLISITRPIPPIAYVPFVVYFMGLGESSKYFLVFIGAVVPIWTTTHYSLSQTNKKYIWYGETIGMNFLEKLRYVYLPANKNALLNGLRIALGISFYCLIAAEIAGATHGIAYRIDVSNQVYNVERMIIGIVSLGFCNYVAQLLLFDISFFRRVS, from the coding sequence ATGAAATATATCACTCTACTTTCTGTAGTGATAATCTGGCACATTGCCTCTATTTTTGAGTTCTACGATACTACCTTTTTTCCAGCTCCTAGCAGTGTATTACACCAATTCTTAGAAGATTTAAAAACAGGTCTTTTCGTGGAAGATCTAATAGCAAGTCTCAAACGAGTAAGTGTCGGTTTTATAGCTGCAGTTGCTATAGGATTACCTTTGGGTTTGCTTACTTTTTTCTCCAAGATTGCAAACAATACCGTAGGCGTCCTTATATCGATCACTCGGCCTATACCTCCGATTGCTTATGTTCCTTTTGTTGTCTATTTTATGGGACTCGGTGAGAGTTCAAAATATTTTTTAGTTTTCATAGGTGCTGTAGTTCCTATCTGGACAACGACCCACTATTCACTTTCTCAAACGAATAAGAAATATATTTGGTATGGAGAGACTATTGGGATGAATTTCTTGGAGAAACTTAGATATGTTTATTTGCCAGCAAATAAGAATGCTCTTCTAAACGGTCTTCGGATTGCGCTGGGAATTTCTTTTTATTGTTTGATCGCGGCAGAAATAGCGGGTGCGACTCATGGAATCGCATATCGGATCGATGTATCGAACCAAGTTTACAATGTCGAAAGGATGATAATAGGTATCGTTTCATTGGGTTTCTGTAATTATGTGGCCCAGCTTTTACTTTTCGACATTTCCTTTTTTAGGAGGGTATCATGA